A part of Chloroflexota bacterium genomic DNA contains:
- a CDS encoding D-glycerate dehydrogenase yields MRGSGKPKVYITRLIPEEGLNRVREKTHCRVWEGELPPPREVLLREVADVEGLLCLLTDPIDAEVMDAAPKLRVISNYAVGYDNIDVSAATARGIIVANTPGVLTDTTADMAFALLMAVARRVVEADRFVRAGRWKTWGPRLLLGRDVHGATLGIVGMGRVGAAVARRARGFAMRILYYDVVRRESLESELGVEWVDLETLLRESDFVTIHTALTDETRHLISTRELGLMKPTAILINTARGPIVDQKALYEALRNGVIAGAGLDVTDPEPIAPDDPLLTLDNVVITPHIASASIATRTQMAIMAADNLLAGLRGERPLSVVNPEVFERGLKDNGPR; encoded by the coding sequence ATGAGGGGCAGTGGAAAACCAAAAGTGTATATAACGCGCCTGATCCCGGAGGAAGGGCTCAACCGGGTACGGGAGAAGACGCACTGTAGAGTGTGGGAAGGAGAACTACCACCGCCACGCGAGGTACTTTTGCGAGAAGTCGCCGACGTTGAGGGGCTATTGTGCTTGCTTACCGATCCCATTGACGCCGAGGTAATGGATGCGGCCCCGAAACTAAGGGTCATCAGCAACTACGCGGTGGGCTACGATAACATTGACGTCTCCGCTGCCACCGCACGGGGAATCATCGTGGCCAATACACCCGGCGTGCTCACCGACACTACCGCCGACATGGCTTTCGCCCTGCTGATGGCGGTAGCGCGTCGCGTGGTGGAAGCAGATCGCTTTGTGCGTGCCGGTCGCTGGAAAACCTGGGGGCCGCGCTTACTTTTGGGGCGAGATGTACACGGCGCTACTTTGGGCATTGTGGGGATGGGGCGAGTGGGTGCAGCCGTGGCCCGGCGGGCTCGCGGGTTTGCCATGCGCATCCTCTACTACGACGTTGTCCGCCGCGAGAGCCTGGAGTCTGAACTGGGCGTGGAATGGGTTGATCTGGAGACATTGCTGCGGGAATCGGATTTTGTAACCATCCACACTGCGCTCACAGATGAGACGCGGCATCTTATCAGCACCCGTGAATTGGGCTTAATGAAGCCCACGGCCATCTTGATCAACACCGCGCGCGGCCCTATCGTGGATCAGAAAGCGCTCTACGAGGCACTGCGAAATGGCGTGATTGCAGGAGCAGGTCTGGACGTCACCGATCCGGAGCCCATCGCGCCGGACGACCCGCTCCTGACACTGGATAACGTGGTCATTACCCCGCACATTGCCAGCGCCAGCATTGCGACTCGAACCCAGATGGCGATCATGGCTGCCGATAACTTGCTGGCTGGATTGCGAGGGGAAAGACCACTCAGCGTGGTGAACCCCGAAGTATTCGAGAGAGGGCTCAAGGATAACGGACCGAGATAA
- a CDS encoding transketolase family protein, with the protein MAEVKARATRDAYGEALVELGAKDERIVVLGADLTDSTRTKWFADKYPDRFFDFGIAEQNMLNAAAGLSLVGKIPFVSTYGVFVAGRAWDQIRTTTCYSNLNVKIGGAHGGISVGPDGATHQALEDVATMRVLPNMVVIVPADFYECKKAVMWSVEHYGPVYLRFGREPVPIVTKPEDPFVFGKANLINDGSDVTIINNGPVLKQCMEAVEMLAQKGISARLLNMHTVKPIDRAAIRQAAMETGAIVTVEEHQVMGGFGSAVAEAVVQEHPVPMRFIGIQDRFGESGTPEELFEEFGLTAKHIVKAVEEVLAQKKGRG; encoded by the coding sequence ATGGCTGAAGTGAAAGCGAGGGCCACACGCGACGCTTATGGTGAGGCGTTGGTTGAACTGGGGGCGAAGGACGAGCGCATCGTGGTGTTAGGCGCCGACCTGACCGACTCCACGCGCACCAAATGGTTTGCGGACAAGTACCCCGACCGATTCTTTGATTTCGGCATCGCGGAGCAGAACATGCTGAATGCAGCGGCGGGTCTAAGCCTGGTGGGCAAGATACCCTTCGTCAGCACCTATGGCGTCTTTGTTGCTGGTCGGGCGTGGGATCAGATCCGCACCACCACCTGCTACAGCAACCTGAACGTTAAGATTGGCGGGGCACACGGCGGCATCTCTGTAGGACCAGATGGTGCGACCCACCAAGCGCTGGAGGACGTGGCCACCATGCGCGTCCTACCCAACATGGTAGTGATCGTACCCGCGGATTTCTACGAGTGCAAGAAGGCTGTTATGTGGTCGGTGGAGCATTATGGGCCAGTGTATTTGCGCTTCGGGCGCGAGCCCGTACCCATCGTAACCAAGCCCGAAGACCCATTTGTGTTTGGTAAGGCGAATCTGATCAACGATGGATCCGATGTGACTATCATCAACAACGGCCCCGTACTCAAGCAGTGCATGGAGGCGGTGGAGATGTTGGCGCAAAAGGGCATCTCGGCGCGATTGCTCAACATGCATACCGTCAAGCCCATTGATCGCGCCGCCATCCGGCAGGCAGCAATGGAGACGGGTGCTATAGTAACCGTTGAGGAGCACCAAGTAATGGGGGGCTTCGGAAGCGCGGTGGCAGAAGCGGTTGTACAAGAGCACCCAGTGCCCATGCGCTTCATTGGCATCCAAGACCGCTTTGGCGAGTCTGGTACCCCGGAGGAACTTTTCGAGGAATTCGGGCTGACAGCGAAGCACATTGTAAAGGCGGTGGAGGAAGTACTGGCCCAGAAAAAGGGGCGTGGATAG
- a CDS encoding DUF1385 domain-containing protein → MMRGARHMAVAVRRPSGEILLHSEPLTTALNNSAWSKLPFVRGLTLLWDTLSLGLRTLLFSANVALENEQVELTPPMVISTLVISLAFVVALFLVGPLLITSLLDRYVVSPLVSNLIEGVIRLIVFLAYVVVIGRLPDIQRVFAYHGAEHKAVNAYEAGDALEIATVSNHSTVHTRCGTSFLLVILVLFVLITSLLGRPPLVWRLISRVLLLPVVAGIAYEVIRFSADHQDNPLVRLLTIPGLALQQLTTREPDQSMVEVAITALKRVLADDGVSPGAQQANPIVPH, encoded by the coding sequence ATGATGCGTGGAGCGCGGCACATGGCCGTGGCTGTACGCCGTCCATCGGGTGAGATTTTGTTACACAGTGAGCCGCTGACTACCGCCCTCAACAACAGTGCGTGGAGTAAGTTGCCCTTCGTACGCGGGCTGACATTGCTGTGGGACACGCTCAGCCTGGGACTGCGCACCCTGCTTTTCTCTGCAAATGTGGCCTTGGAAAATGAGCAGGTGGAACTCACCCCGCCAATGGTTATCAGCACCCTAGTCATCTCTCTGGCTTTTGTCGTGGCCCTATTTCTTGTCGGCCCGCTGCTTATTACCAGTCTGTTAGACCGCTACGTAGTCTCGCCCTTGGTCAGCAACTTGATCGAGGGCGTAATCAGGCTGATCGTGTTCTTGGCCTATGTGGTGGTAATCGGCCGCTTACCGGATATTCAACGCGTGTTCGCCTATCATGGCGCGGAACACAAGGCTGTCAATGCCTACGAAGCAGGCGATGCCCTCGAGATAGCAACCGTTAGCAACCACAGCACAGTTCACACTCGTTGCGGCACCAGTTTTCTGCTGGTCATCTTGGTACTCTTCGTGCTCATTACTTCGCTCCTGGGCCGGCCACCGCTCGTCTGGCGCCTCATTTCGCGCGTGTTATTACTGCCAGTTGTGGCTGGTATCGCCTATGAGGTGATCCGATTTAGTGCTGACCACCAGGACAACCCTCTGGTTCGCTTGCTCACCATCCCCGGTTTGGCGTTGCAGCAACTGACCACTCGTGAGCCCGATCAGAGCATGGTCGAAGTGGCTATTACTGCCCTGAAACGCGTTTTGGCTGACGACGGGGTTTCACCTGGCGCACAACAGGCTAACCCCATCGTTCCACATTAG
- a CDS encoding MFS transporter encodes MTERSQNTKGILAKDGSALFWPVLLGSSAFGILSFLLPIYGRRLGASALEIGGLYSVFALMTVLIRPVVGWALDRFGRRTFFVAALVCYAVAMGLFSIADSVAGLYLARLMQGVASALMWISAYTIATDLASPEGRGGAVGRVDEASARGSLYGALAGFALLAWLPLSTGWRVLFLAYALLAAFGAWLAWKRVPETQPVHSPQTEGRRAISGLLFRLMVIVFVTGASTAMVSPLVLIFLQDKFTAEVGMLALAFIPAALVYSFLPSRLGQLSDRFGRTPLMAAGLVGSGIVSLLLPGLSHIGWLIVMWALEALGLTMAAPAQEALVADLTGSTVRGVGYGLYTFATSLGATLGPLLGGWLYDAAGPATPFYLNGIVLFAGAVWVLVLLGKGSLRAAKATVDSTGE; translated from the coding sequence ATGACGGAACGATCTCAGAACACGAAAGGGATACTGGCCAAAGATGGTTCTGCGCTGTTCTGGCCAGTCTTGTTAGGGTCGTCGGCTTTCGGCATTCTCTCGTTTCTGCTACCCATCTACGGTCGGCGGTTGGGCGCCAGTGCGCTGGAGATCGGCGGCCTGTACTCCGTCTTCGCGCTCATGACGGTTCTCATCCGACCCGTGGTCGGTTGGGCACTCGATCGCTTCGGGCGCAGGACTTTCTTTGTCGCCGCTTTGGTGTGCTACGCCGTCGCCATGGGGTTATTCTCCATCGCCGATAGTGTGGCTGGACTCTACTTGGCCCGACTGATGCAGGGTGTAGCGTCGGCGCTGATGTGGATTTCTGCTTATACGATTGCCACCGATTTGGCCTCTCCGGAAGGGCGCGGTGGGGCGGTGGGGCGCGTGGATGAGGCTTCTGCTCGTGGCTCGCTCTACGGAGCACTTGCCGGCTTCGCTCTCTTGGCCTGGCTGCCACTGAGCACTGGTTGGCGGGTGTTGTTCCTCGCTTATGCGCTGTTGGCTGCTTTCGGGGCGTGGTTGGCGTGGAAACGCGTCCCTGAGACGCAGCCCGTTCACTCTCCTCAAACGGAGGGTAGGAGAGCCATATCCGGACTCTTGTTCAGGTTGATGGTCATCGTCTTCGTTACTGGTGCATCCACGGCCATGGTCAGTCCCTTGGTATTGATCTTCCTGCAGGACAAATTCACCGCCGAAGTGGGCATGCTGGCGTTGGCTTTCATACCCGCCGCGCTCGTTTACAGTTTCTTGCCCTCGCGCCTAGGCCAACTCAGCGACCGTTTCGGTCGCACGCCGCTGATGGCGGCGGGACTGGTCGGATCGGGGATCGTTTCCCTGCTGCTACCGGGGTTGTCGCACATTGGCTGGCTCATTGTGATGTGGGCGTTAGAGGCCCTGGGATTGACTATGGCTGCCCCTGCCCAAGAGGCTCTGGTCGCCGACCTCACTGGCAGCACTGTGCGAGGCGTGGGTTACGGACTCTACACCTTTGCTACCAGCCTGGGGGCTACCTTGGGCCCTCTATTGGGCGGGTGGTTGTATGATGCGGCGGGACCCGCAACGCCCTTCTATCTCAACGGGATCGTGTTGTTTGCCGGGGCTGTTTGGGTCTTGGTGTTGTTGGGCAAAGGCTCGCTCCGGGCAGCGAAAGCCACTGTGGACTCTACCGGGGAGTGA
- the rplU gene encoding 50S ribosomal protein L21, which yields MYAIVETGSKQYRVEPGDEIRVEYLPVDEGKKVKLDRVLLVNDGKKVKIGTPTVKGASVSATVLRHEKGPKVTVFKYFPKQRYRVKTGHRQNYTRLRIEQIKA from the coding sequence GTGTATGCAATTGTGGAGACGGGGAGCAAGCAATACCGGGTCGAACCAGGCGATGAGATCCGAGTTGAATACCTGCCGGTTGACGAGGGCAAAAAGGTCAAACTGGATCGCGTGCTCTTGGTGAATGACGGCAAGAAGGTGAAAATCGGCACGCCTACGGTCAAAGGCGCTAGCGTCTCAGCGACAGTGCTTCGGCATGAGAAAGGGCCGAAAGTAACGGTTTTCAAGTATTTCCCGAAGCAGCGTTATCGGGTGAAGACCGGACACCGTCAGAACTACACCCGGTTGCGGATTGAACAGATCAAAGCCTGA
- a CDS encoding MoaD/ThiS family protein, translating into MVKLVYRDREWELKPGISLRDAILKVGLDPEGVLGVREGKLITDDLILADGDVVKLIAVVSGGY; encoded by the coding sequence TTGGTCAAACTCGTCTATCGCGACAGGGAATGGGAATTAAAACCCGGCATCAGCCTGCGTGACGCCATCCTAAAAGTTGGCTTGGATCCCGAGGGTGTTTTGGGCGTGCGCGAGGGTAAACTGATCACCGATGACCTGATCCTTGCGGATGGCGATGTGGTGAAGTTGATCGCTGTGGTATCGGGGGGATATTGA
- a CDS encoding transketolase yields the protein MDQAKIEELKAIAHRVRCDIIWALAHAGSGHPGGSLSATDFGVALYFHALRHDPKNPCWEGRDRVIFSKGHVSPLVFSLLAESGYIERQELKTFRKLGSRLQGHPNMECPGIEVGTGSLGQGLSVAVGMALGLRMNRSDSRVYCIMGDGENQEGATWEAIMSAGHYKLDNLCVVLDNNGLQIDGWVEDVMGLAPLADKWRAFRWHIIEIDGHDMAQCVQAFEDAKKVKGQPTVIIAKTIKGKGVSFMENEAEWHGKAPKRDEAIRALQELACPLEYFDF from the coding sequence GTGGATCAAGCGAAAATCGAGGAGCTGAAGGCCATCGCCCATCGTGTCCGCTGCGACATCATCTGGGCCTTAGCCCACGCTGGCTCCGGCCATCCAGGCGGATCGCTTTCTGCGACCGACTTTGGCGTGGCACTTTACTTTCACGCTTTGCGCCACGACCCCAAGAATCCGTGCTGGGAGGGCCGTGACCGAGTTATCTTCTCTAAGGGGCATGTCTCGCCCTTGGTTTTCTCGCTGCTGGCCGAGTCGGGGTATATTGAGCGCCAGGAACTGAAGACGTTCCGCAAACTCGGTAGCCGGTTGCAAGGGCACCCCAATATGGAGTGTCCGGGCATCGAAGTGGGCACTGGATCACTGGGGCAGGGGCTGTCGGTAGCCGTGGGCATGGCTTTGGGCCTGCGGATGAACCGCAGCGACAGCCGGGTCTATTGCATCATGGGCGATGGGGAGAACCAGGAAGGCGCCACCTGGGAGGCGATCATGTCGGCCGGACACTACAAGTTGGATAACCTCTGTGTGGTGCTCGACAACAACGGCCTGCAAATCGACGGTTGGGTCGAGGATGTGATGGGCCTGGCCCCCCTGGCCGATAAGTGGCGGGCCTTCCGCTGGCACATCATTGAGATAGACGGCCACGACATGGCGCAGTGTGTGCAGGCCTTTGAGGACGCCAAGAAGGTGAAGGGACAGCCCACGGTGATCATTGCCAAGACCATCAAGGGCAAGGGCGTCTCTTTTATGGAGAACGAGGCTGAGTGGCATGGCAAGGCGCCAAAGCGCGATGAAGCAATCCGGGCGCTGCAAGAGTTGGCCTGCCCGCTCGAATATTTTGATTTCTGA
- the rpmE gene encoding 50S ribosomal protein L31 → MKKDIHPKYYPNAKVICACGNTFTVGSTVPEIRTDVCSVCHPFFTGEQRIVDTAGQVERFQRRLDKAEGRPEKKKRHIKKQRKVERLFELVPEEGDISEGVAVEAPEAVSQPTPAEAAPAPETVEEARSVAPTPEVVAEAEVAPESKPKRTARKPATKKAVSAGKPKAERIAATTDKAKAKPKKTTAKDEKKVARQGARKTKEAGETEATEKPAAKKTATSRAKKKSTEPASTDEA, encoded by the coding sequence GTGAAGAAGGATATTCACCCCAAATACTACCCCAATGCGAAGGTCATTTGCGCATGTGGGAATACCTTTACCGTAGGTTCCACGGTGCCCGAAATCCGCACTGATGTGTGTTCCGTTTGCCACCCGTTTTTCACAGGTGAGCAGCGCATTGTAGATACGGCAGGTCAAGTCGAGCGTTTCCAGCGACGATTGGACAAAGCCGAAGGGCGGCCAGAGAAGAAGAAGAGGCACATCAAGAAACAGCGCAAGGTTGAAAGGCTGTTTGAACTGGTGCCCGAGGAAGGGGACATCAGCGAGGGCGTAGCCGTAGAAGCACCCGAGGCCGTAAGCCAACCCACGCCCGCCGAGGCTGCTCCTGCCCCTGAAACAGTAGAGGAGGCCAGGTCCGTCGCTCCCACCCCCGAAGTGGTGGCCGAAGCAGAGGTCGCACCTGAATCCAAGCCCAAGCGGACAGCCCGCAAGCCGGCCACCAAAAAGGCAGTTAGCGCTGGCAAGCCTAAAGCAGAGAGAATCGCAGCCACCACCGATAAGGCGAAGGCCAAGCCTAAGAAGACCACTGCCAAGGACGAGAAGAAGGTTGCTCGTCAAGGTGCACGCAAGACCAAAGAGGCAGGAGAGACAGAGGCTACTGAGAAGCCAGCCGCCAAAAAGACTGCAACCTCGAGGGCAAAGAAGAAGAGCACCGAACCTGCCTCAACTGACGAGGCATAG
- a CDS encoding imidazolonepropionase: MESVDLIVHSAKQMVTVAGKGPRVGAEMATLGIVVDGALAISGERIVGVGSSSEILRRYRADEYISAAGRVVTPGFVDAHTHLVFAGDRANEFEMRVGGATYLDIMRAGGGIMSTVRATREASLETLVEQSLERLDRMILHGTTTAEVKTGYGLTTEDEIRILAAISVLDAAHAIDLVPTFLGAHAVPEEYADRADAYVDLVVNEMLPQVLAIAGEEADPDVEIRRPVFCDVFCDEGAFDLTQTRRILEAAKAAGLGLKVHADEFANLGAASLAAELGATSADHLVHTSAQDMAAMARAGVIGVLLPGTSFGLGHHDFAAARALIAAGVPISLGTDLNPGTCWCESMPFMMALACRYIGMTPAEALVASTINAACAVGLGDTVGSLEPGKLADVVIHEIPDYRYLAYRFGTNPVCAVIKRGELVVSAR, encoded by the coding sequence ATGGAAAGCGTAGATCTGATTGTTCACAGCGCCAAACAAATGGTCACCGTGGCCGGAAAGGGGCCCAGGGTAGGCGCAGAGATGGCGACCCTGGGCATTGTCGTGGACGGTGCCCTGGCCATTTCCGGAGAGCGCATCGTGGGCGTGGGGTCTTCCTCCGAAATCCTACGGCGCTATCGGGCCGACGAGTACATCAGCGCCGCTGGCCGCGTGGTAACGCCCGGCTTCGTGGACGCCCACACCCACCTGGTATTCGCTGGCGACCGGGCAAACGAGTTCGAGATGCGCGTGGGTGGTGCTACGTACTTGGATATCATGCGCGCTGGCGGTGGCATCATGAGCACCGTTCGGGCCACCCGCGAGGCTTCACTGGAGACGTTAGTCGAACAGAGTCTGGAGCGTCTGGATCGCATGATCTTGCATGGCACCACCACCGCCGAGGTGAAAACGGGCTACGGGCTGACCACCGAGGACGAAATCCGCATCCTCGCGGCCATCAGCGTGCTTGACGCCGCCCACGCCATTGATCTGGTGCCGACGTTCCTCGGCGCGCATGCTGTCCCTGAGGAGTATGCTGACCGTGCCGATGCCTACGTGGACCTGGTGGTGAACGAGATGCTGCCGCAGGTGCTGGCTATCGCCGGGGAGGAGGCGGACCCTGACGTCGAAATCCGGCGACCAGTTTTCTGCGACGTGTTCTGCGATGAGGGAGCATTTGACCTCACCCAGACGCGACGTATCTTGGAGGCAGCCAAAGCGGCAGGGTTGGGACTGAAGGTGCACGCCGACGAGTTCGCCAACCTGGGTGCAGCCTCGCTGGCCGCCGAACTCGGCGCCACCTCTGCCGACCACCTCGTGCATACCTCCGCGCAAGATATGGCGGCCATGGCGAGGGCAGGTGTCATCGGCGTTTTGCTCCCCGGCACGTCCTTCGGCCTGGGGCATCACGACTTCGCCGCCGCTCGGGCCCTCATTGCTGCTGGCGTCCCTATCTCTCTGGGCACGGACCTCAACCCTGGCACTTGCTGGTGCGAGTCCATGCCTTTCATGATGGCCCTAGCCTGCCGCTATATAGGGATGACCCCAGCGGAGGCGCTCGTGGCTTCGACTATTAACGCAGCCTGCGCTGTTGGTCTGGGCGATACGGTGGGTAGTCTGGAGCCGGGCAAGTTGGCCGATGTCGTCATCCACGAGATCCCCGATTACCGCTACCTGGCCTATCGTTTCGGCACCAACCCCGTGTGTGCAGTGATTAAGAGGGGCGAACTGGTTGTCAGCGCCCGATAG
- a CDS encoding adenine nucleotide alpha hydrolase family protein, whose product MKCKKCAEPAVINMRQHRLALCASHFLEWVPAQVERTIRAYRMFHRNDKVLVAVSGGKDSLSLWDILLSLGYRADGLYIQLGISDGDYSALSLEKCQAFAAERGANLQVVNVRERYGKSIPEVARTKRGRSTCAVCGLIKRHIMNQAAYEGGYAALATGHNVDDEAAILLENVLRWQTGYLERQGPVLPSTYPKLARKVRPLARLYEREMAAYAVVRGIDYIYDECPYAKGATTLFYKELLNRLEERSRGTKLQFYQHFLRAREAGKIFSRRPAPTEFHECEACGQPTTVPGLCAFCRLWVTG is encoded by the coding sequence ATGAAGTGTAAGAAGTGCGCAGAGCCGGCTGTCATCAACATGCGCCAGCATCGCCTGGCGCTATGTGCTTCTCATTTCCTGGAATGGGTGCCTGCGCAGGTCGAGCGCACGATTCGCGCTTATCGGATGTTCCATCGGAACGATAAGGTACTCGTCGCAGTTTCCGGTGGCAAAGACAGCCTGAGTCTATGGGATATCTTGCTAAGTTTGGGGTACCGGGCCGACGGACTTTACATCCAGTTAGGCATCTCAGATGGTGACTATTCGGCGCTCTCATTGGAGAAATGCCAAGCCTTTGCTGCAGAGCGGGGCGCGAACTTACAGGTAGTCAACGTGCGCGAACGGTATGGCAAATCCATCCCCGAGGTGGCGAGGACAAAGCGCGGACGGTCTACCTGTGCTGTGTGCGGGTTAATCAAGCGGCATATCATGAACCAGGCAGCCTATGAGGGCGGCTACGCGGCCTTGGCAACTGGGCACAATGTGGATGACGAAGCGGCCATATTACTCGAGAATGTCCTGCGGTGGCAGACCGGTTACTTAGAGCGGCAAGGGCCAGTGTTGCCGTCCACCTATCCAAAATTGGCGCGAAAGGTGCGTCCGCTGGCCCGGCTGTACGAGCGCGAGATGGCCGCCTACGCTGTGGTGCGTGGCATTGATTATATATACGACGAATGTCCCTACGCGAAAGGAGCGACCACGCTGTTCTACAAAGAACTCCTCAACCGTTTGGAGGAGCGTTCGCGAGGGACAAAATTACAATTTTACCAACATTTCTTGCGGGCGCGGGAGGCGGGTAAAATATTCTCTCGCCGTCCTGCGCCGACAGAGTTTCACGAGTGTGAAGCCTGTGGTCAGCCGACGACGGTGCCCGGTCTGTGTGCCTTTTGCCGACTGTGGGTGACAGGATGA
- the rpmA gene encoding 50S ribosomal protein L27 — MAHKKGGGSSRNARDSESKRLGVKRYDGQRVRSGTIIVRQRGSTFHPGENVSMGRDYTLFATIDGYVKFERVSRTKQRVSVYPERQK; from the coding sequence ATGGCACACAAGAAAGGCGGCGGTTCAAGCCGCAATGCGCGCGATAGCGAATCCAAACGATTAGGTGTCAAGCGCTACGATGGACAACGAGTGCGCTCAGGCACCATCATTGTTCGTCAGCGTGGTTCTACATTCCACCCCGGCGAAAATGTCAGCATGGGGCGAGATTACACCCTATTCGCCACCATTGATGGTTATGTAAAATTTGAGCGGGTCTCGCGGACCAAACAACGCGTCAGCGTGTACCCAGAAAGGCAGAAGTAA
- a CDS encoding thymidine kinase produces the protein MFSGKTEELIRRVKRAQIAKQKVQVFKPSIDDRYSQADVTSHSGVQVVATPVSDASSILGLVDPDTEVVAIDEAQFFDWGIAEVCNTLADRGIRVIVAGLDMDFRGEPFGPVPVLMAQAELVDKLQAICVVCGAPASRTQRLINGKPASYHDPVIMVGASEVYEARCRVCHEVPGKEEQ, from the coding sequence ATGTTCTCCGGAAAGACCGAAGAACTCATCCGCCGCGTAAAGCGAGCCCAGATTGCTAAGCAGAAGGTCCAGGTATTTAAGCCCAGCATAGATGATCGTTACTCTCAAGCCGATGTCACCTCTCACAGCGGGGTGCAAGTTGTGGCCACCCCGGTCAGCGATGCCTCATCCATCTTAGGACTAGTGGACCCTGACACCGAAGTGGTGGCAATAGATGAGGCCCAGTTCTTCGACTGGGGGATCGCTGAGGTGTGCAATACCCTTGCCGACCGGGGTATCCGCGTGATTGTGGCTGGGCTGGATATGGATTTCCGCGGCGAACCATTCGGCCCCGTTCCTGTACTGATGGCTCAGGCGGAACTGGTGGATAAGTTGCAGGCCATCTGCGTTGTGTGCGGGGCCCCAGCCAGCCGGACACAACGTCTTATTAATGGCAAGCCCGCCTCTTACCACGATCCAGTGATTATGGTCGGCGCGAGCGAGGTATACGAGGCACGCTGTCGCGTTTGCCACGAAGTCCCTGGGAAAGAAGAGCAGTGA
- a CDS encoding NADP-dependent malic enzyme: MLSKEELLAKAKKPADDALKLHPFYHGKVQVTAKCAIRSFDDFAIWYTPGVAAPCRAIAANPELVYEHTNKANVIAVVSDGTRVLGLGDIGPEAGLPVMEGKALLFKYLGGVDAVPLCLDTKDADEIIHAVKLIQPSFGGINLEDIAQPKCFRVLDSLRADPEVQIPVWHDDQQGTATVLLAGLINALKLVDKKITDVKVAMIGMGAANVATLRLLRAMGMPMGHLVATDSKGILHPDREDIAARKDEFVDKWMVCLESNSEGVRGGPAEAMEGADVCIAFSTPGPGTIKPEWVKRMASKAIVFPCANPIPEIWPWEAKEAGAVIVGTGRSDFPNQLNNSLGFPGIFRGTLDVRARTITDEMCLAAAAELAKCAEDRGIHEENIAPTMDEWEVFPREAVAVALKAQEQGVARLTLSREQLWEKASKTIQHARETVHLLMREGYIEPAPEG; encoded by the coding sequence ATGCTCAGCAAAGAGGAACTTTTGGCCAAGGCAAAGAAGCCCGCCGATGACGCTCTGAAATTGCACCCCTTTTATCACGGCAAAGTGCAGGTAACCGCTAAGTGTGCCATCCGCAGTTTCGATGATTTCGCTATCTGGTACACCCCTGGTGTGGCGGCTCCCTGCCGTGCCATTGCCGCCAACCCGGAGTTAGTGTACGAGCATACCAACAAAGCGAACGTCATTGCGGTGGTATCAGACGGTACCCGCGTGCTTGGGCTGGGAGATATCGGCCCCGAGGCTGGTTTGCCTGTGATGGAGGGTAAGGCACTTCTCTTCAAATACCTGGGTGGCGTGGATGCCGTGCCCCTTTGTCTGGACACGAAAGATGCCGACGAAATCATCCACGCGGTTAAACTCATCCAGCCTTCATTTGGAGGCATCAATCTGGAAGATATCGCCCAGCCGAAATGTTTCAGGGTCCTTGACTCCCTGCGTGCCGACCCCGAGGTGCAAATTCCCGTCTGGCACGATGACCAGCAAGGGACAGCCACCGTACTGCTGGCCGGATTGATCAACGCACTCAAACTAGTGGACAAGAAAATCACGGACGTCAAAGTGGCGATGATCGGCATGGGTGCAGCCAATGTAGCGACGTTACGCTTATTGCGGGCCATGGGGATGCCAATGGGTCACCTTGTAGCCACCGATAGCAAAGGCATCCTGCATCCAGATCGTGAGGATATCGCGGCACGCAAAGATGAATTCGTTGACAAGTGGATGGTATGCCTGGAGAGCAACAGCGAAGGCGTGCGCGGGGGCCCAGCCGAGGCAATGGAGGGCGCGGATGTGTGCATTGCTTTCTCCACGCCCGGCCCGGGTACCATCAAACCAGAGTGGGTGAAGCGCATGGCCTCAAAGGCCATCGTTTTCCCCTGCGCCAACCCGATACCCGAGATCTGGCCCTGGGAAGCCAAGGAGGCTGGAGCAGTTATCGTAGGCACAGGTCGCTCGGACTTCCCCAATCAACTCAATAATTCGCTGGGCTTCCCGGGCATCTTCCGTGGTACGCTGGATGTCCGCGCGCGGACTATCACCGATGAGATGTGCCTGGCTGCGGCGGCCGAACTGGCGAAGTGCGCCGAGGACCGGGGCATCCATGAGGAAAACATCGCCCCCACCATGGACGAATGGGAGGTCTTTCCCCGCGAGGCAGTGGCAGTAGCGTTAAAGGCCCAAGAGCAAGGTGTCGCCCGGCTCACGTTGTCCCGCGAACAGCTGTGGGAAAAGGCATCGAAGACCATTCAACACGCCCGCGAAACCGTACATCTCCTAATGCGCGAGGGGTACATAGAGCCTGCGCCAGAGGGATGA